AGGCATGATCAGCCCATTTGAACCTGGGCAGGTCCGCCAAGATGCCGCCGGGCACAAAATTGTGAGCTATGGCACTTCAAGCTACGGCTATGACATTCGTTGTGCTGATGAGTTCAAGATTTTCACGAACATCAATAGCACTATCGTTGATCCCAAGAATTTCGATGAACAATCGTTTGTCGATTTCAAGGGTCCGGTTTGTATTATTCCTCCGAACTCATTTGCCTTGGCAAGAACTGTTGAGTACTTCAAGATTCCACGTAGCGTATTAACGGTTTGCGTTGGTAAGAGCACTTATGCACGTTGCGGAATTATCGTGAACGTTACTCCATTCGAGCCTGAGTGGGAAGGTTACGTCACACTCGAATTTTCTAATACGACCCCATTGCCTGCAAAGATTTATGCCGGCGAAGGATGCGCACAAGTTCTGTTCTTTGAAAGCGATGAAGTATGTGGCACATCGTACAAAGATCGTGGTGGTAAGTATCAAGGCCAAGTCGGCGTTACTCTGCCGAAGACTTAATCTGCTTAATCTGCTTAATCGCCACATTGGCGACTTTAAAGGGTGCACATGAAATTTCGTTTTCCAATCATCATTATTGATGAGGACTTTCGCTCTGAAAATATTTCAGGTTCGGGTATTCGCGACTTAGCGGAAGCGATTGAAAACGAGGGCATGGAGGTGATTGGCTTAACTAGCTATGGTGACCTGACATCCTTTGCCCAGCAGGCCTCCCGCGCCTCTAGCTTTATTGTGTCGATTGATGATGAGGAGTTCGTCTCTGATTCTGAAGACCATGACTTACCTGCATTAAATAATTTGCGCGCTTTTATTACTGAAGTTCGTAAACGCAATGAAGATATCCCTATCTTTTTGTATGGTGAGACCCGTACGTCACGCCATATGCCGAACGACATTTTGCGCGAGTTGCATGGCTTTATTCATATGAATGAAGATACGCCTGAGTTTGTGGCGCGCCACATTATTCGTGAAGCCAAGGTCTATCTGGATTCATTAGCGCCCCCATTCTTCCGTGCCTTAACCAATTACGCCTCTGAAGGTTCTTACTCTTGGCATTGCCCTGGGCACTCTGGTGGCGTGGCTTTCTTGAAGAGCCCGGTAGGGCGCATGTTCCATCAATTCTTTGGTGAGAATATGCTGCGCGCTGACGTCTGCAACGCAGTAGAAGAATTAGGTCAGTTGTTAGATCACACCGGACCCGTATTGCAAAGCGAGCGCAATGCTGCGCGTATCTTTAACGCGGACCATTTGTTCTTTGTAACCAATGGCACATCCACATCAAACAAAATTGTTTGGCACTCTACCGTTGCTCCTGGTGATGTGGTGCTGGTAGACCGCAACTGCCACAAGTCTGTGATTCACTCAATCACAATGATGGGCGCAATTCCGATCTTCTTGATGCCAACGCGTAATCACCTCGGCATTATTGGCCCGATTCCTAAAGAGGAGTTTGAGTGGAAAAACATCAAGAAGAAAATTGATGCCAACCCTTTCATTAAGGATAAGAACGTCGTGCCACGTGTCATGACGCTCACGCAAAGCACTTATGACGGCATCGTCTACAACGTCGAGATGATTAAAGACATGCTCGATGGTAAAGTCGATTCATTGCATTTCGATGAAGCTTGGTTGCCGCATGCTGCATTCCATCCTTTCTACAAAGACATGCATGCTATCGGTAACGATCGCAAGCGTACTAAGAAGAGTTTGATGTTTGCCACCCAGTCGACCCATAAGTTGCTGGCCGGTCTCTCACAAGCTTCACAGGTATTGGTACAGGACGCAGAAGATACGAAGCTTGATCGCGACTGCTTCAATGAAGCTTATTTGATGCATACCTCTACTAGCCCCCAGTACGCCATCATTGCCTCTTGCGATGTGTCTGCTGCCATGATGGAGTCTCCTGGCGGAACTACGCTCGTTGAAGAATCTATCGCTGAGGCAATGGACTTCCGTCGCGCCATGCGTGAAGTAGATGATAAGTTTGGTGCAGACTGGTGGTTCAAGGTTTGGGGCCCAGATCATTTGGCCGAAGAAGGTATTGGTGAGCGTTCAGATTGGATTCTGGAGCCCAATGCTAGCTGGCATGATTTTGGTGATGTTGCCAAAGATTTCAATATGCTTGACCCTATCAAGGCAACCGTAGTGACGCCTGGTTTAGATGTCGAAGGTAACTTTGGCTCTATGGGTATCCCGGCAAGTATTGTGACTAAGTACTTAGCTGAGCACGGCGTGATCGTAGAGAAGTGCGGTTTGTACTCTTTCTTCATCATGTTCACCATCGGTATCACCAAGGGTCGTTGGAATACTTTGGTAACTGAGTTGCAGCAATTTAAAGATCACTTTGATAAGAACGCCCCCTTGTGGAAAGTATTGCCAGAGTTTGTTGCTAAACACCCCCGCTATGAGCGCGTTGGCCTAAAAGATATTTGCCAGCAGATCCATGAGTTCTACAAAGGTCGTAATGTAGCCCGCATGACTACAGAGATGTACACATCCGATATGGTGCCTGCGATGATGCCTTCAGAAGCCTGGGCGAAGATGGCGCACAAAAAAGTGGATCGCGTTCCTTTAGATCAACTCGAAGATCGCATTACTGCCATGTTGGTAACGCCATATCCTCCAGGTATCCCACTCTTGATTCCGGGTGAGCGCTTCAATAGACGCATCATTGATTATCTCTACTTTGCCCGTGATTTCAATGCCCAATTCCCAGGCTTTGAGACTGATATTCATGGATTGGTAAAGGGTGACGTCAATGGCAGTAGTGAGTACTACGTTGATTGCGTAAGACAAGAGCCAGATATCACTCTGTAATCTAGTTTAAGTAAGTAATCCCTCTTAATGCCCTGCTTTTGCAGGGTATTTTTTTACTTAAATCTAACTTCATTTAGCAATGGCTTTACGATGCTCAGTCTAACTTGGAGCTTGTATGCGAGTAATTCAATTTTCTGACGCCGTAAACCAGCTTGATAAGGTGATCGATCAAGTAGTGAGCGATCGTGATATGGCCATTATTTCTTGTGAGTGTTGTGAGGCTGCAGTTCTTATGTCGGAGGCTGTATACAACGGCATGATGGATACATTACATTTACTAAGATCATCGGCTAACGCAAAACACCTGAATAAGTCTTTAGCTCAATATTACAAAGGCTAGCCAATAAGACAAGCACTTCACTTGCTATTTGATTGGCTTATCTAACTGAAAGATCACCGGCGCATCTTCATCCACCTTGCTTGGCAATGAGTTTGGCTTAACTTCTTCACTTTCCGTGAAATTAAAATCCTGACTCTGCACAACTGTTGCAGGCTTATCCAGTAAGGTAGTGACCAATGCTGGGAATGCCGCCACTACAACAACCATGATGAGTTGCAGAACAACCCAGGGTAATGCACCCCAGTAGATATCGCTACTTTTGACTTCCTTAGGTGCAACGCCACGCAGATAGAACAGTGCAAACCCAAATGGGGGATGCATGAATGAAGTTTGCATATTCACGCACAGCATGACACCAAACCACACCAATGCGGCACTGGCTGCTGCTTGGGGGTTGCCATTCATGGAGGCTAGTAATACTGGTGCAAGTAGTTTGACTGCGACTGGTGCAAGTAGCGGTACAACGATGAAAGCAATTTCAAAGAAGTCTAAGAAGAATGCCAAGAAGAAAACAAACAGATTTACAGCAACCAAGAATCCAATCCAACCTCCTGGCAGATCTGAAAATAATGCCTCTACCCAGTGGCCGCCATCAACACCCTGGAAGACAACTGAGAAGCAAGTTGAACCAATCAAGATAAATACCACCATGGCAGTAATCCGCATGGTGGTTTGATAGGCTTGCTGCATCAAGCCCTTGAGATTGAGAATGCTGGCCCTGCGCATCCAAGCTAAAAGCAGTGCGCCCATCGCTCCCATAGCACCAGACTCGGTTGGGGTTGCGATGCCAGTCATGATGGTTCCCAATACCAAGAAAATTAGCACCGCCGAGGGAATAATTCCTAATAGGCATTTTTTCCAGAGCGCCCAGCCTTTGAGAGTGAACTCATTTGCTGGGGCGGCTGGAAGGTAATCAGGTCTGAAGCGAGAAAGGAAAAAGGTGTAGAGCGCAAAAAGACCAATTTGCAGTAGCGAAGGACCCCAGGCGCCCAGATACATACTGCCCACATCGGCGCTACCACTTTGAGTTTTTAACTGGTCAGCCAACACAATTAGGACTAAGGAGGGTGGCACTAGTTGGGTAATCGTCCCAGAAGCCGCTAAAACGCCTGTAGCGTAGCGCATGTTGTAGCCATAACGCATCATTACCGGTAGGGAAATCATCGCCATAGCGATAACCTGGGCGGCTACAGTGCCAGTAATTGCCCCCAGAATAAATCCCACAATAATCACTGAGTAGCCAAGCCCACCCCGAATGCGTCCAAAGAGCTGACCCATGGAGTCCAGCATTTCTTCTGCAAGACCGCAGCGCTCCAAGATAGCACCCATGAAGGTGAAGAAGGGGATTGCTAGAAGTAGGTCATTAGCAAGAACACTGCCAAAGATACGCTGGGGGATAGCTTGCAAAAACGGCATGCCAAAGAAATTCTCAGCAATCGCAATCCCAGCAAAAAATAATCCCGCAGCCATCAAAGAAAAAGCCACCGGAAAGCCGATCAACATAAACACTATGAGCCCGCCAAACATCAGCGGTGGCATCCATTCCAATGGAATCATTGCATGGGCTTTTCATAATGGAGATCAGCGGCGGGTAATGTTGCTTTACCTTGGAGGGCGCCAATGCGTTTAATGATTTCTGATAGCCCCTGAAGGCTCAGCAAGAAGAAACCAAATGGCACAACAAACTTAATGGGGTAGCGTGATAAACCACCTGCATTGAGCGAATGTTCAGAAACTAACCAGGACGGGTAAAACAAAGTAGTCCAAGATAGCCAGGCAAATAATAAGCAAGCGGGCAATAGAAAGACAATCAATCCAAAGAGGTCTACATAAAGACGTCCGCGATCAGAAAGCTGTGAGTAAATTAAATCAACTCGAACATGTTCATTACGCTTGAGAGTGTATGCAGCTCCTAGCATGACGGCAGCAGCGAATAAATACCACTGTAATTCTAGTGGCCAGTTATTACTCATGTCTAAGGTGTAACGTAGTACAGCATTGGCGGCTGACACTACGCAAGACAGCAAGATCATGATGCCAGCTGCCTTGCCCAGGAATTGATTTAAGCGGTCAATTCCGGTTGAGAGCGTTCCCCAAAAGCCCATGCAGTTTAGAGATCTGCATGACCCCGTTTAATTGCAGCAAGTACTTGGGCTGGGGCGGTACCGCCAGCATGCTGACGAGAATTCACGGAGCCATCCACGGTCAGTAAAGCAAAGACATCATCACCCATGAGCTCAGGACGATTGTCTAAGCCACAAGCAAAACGCAATTCAGGGAGTGATAAATCAGTGAGCATGCAGTTGCGGCCGACACAGGCTTTCACTGCATGCGCTACTGCTTCATGGGCATCGCGGAAAGCCAAACCTTTTTTAACTAGGTAATCAGCTAAGTCAGTGGCGGTTGCAAAGCCTTCTTCGGCAGCAGCCTTCATCACATCGGCTTTCACCTGAATATGGGGAACCATATCAGCAAAGATGCGCAAGGTATCTTGTACGGTATCCACCGCATCAAACAAAGGCTCTTTATCTTCTTGGTTATCCTTGTTGTAGGCCAATGGCTGGCTCTTCATTAAAGTTAATAAAGAAATTAAATCACCGTAGACGCGACCAGTTTTGCCACGCGCTAATTCCGGTACATCCGGATTCTTTTTCTGCGGCATGATCGAGCTACCGGTGCAGAAGCGATCTGGCAAATCAATAAAGCCAAAGCGTGGACTCAGCCACAGTACCAGCTCTTCAGATAAGCGGGACACGTGCATCATCAAGATAGATGCAAAGGCGCAGAACTCAATCGCAAAGTCACGATCAGATACCGCATCAAGCGAGTTATTGCAGATGCCATCAAAACCTAAAATCTTGGCAACCTGCTCGCGATCGATGGGATAAGTTGTTCCGGCTAAAGCAGCTGCACCGAGCGGTAAGCGATTAAAGCGGGTGCGCAGATCAGCCAAGCGGCTCGCATCACGACTAAACATTTCGTAATAGGCCATTAAGTGATGACCAAAAGTAATGGGCTGAGCTACTTGTAAATGCGTATGGCCAGGCATGATCGTCGCAGCATGAGTCTCAGCAAGATTAAGCAAGGCAATACGCAGGGTTTTGAGAGTGGCTGCGATTTCATCAACGCTGCCACGCAACCACAGGCGCAAATCAGTAGCCACCTGGTCATTACGCGAACGACCGGTATGTAGACGCTTTCCAGCATCGCCAACTAACTCAGTCAGGCGAGCCTCGATATTCAGATGTACATCTTCCAACGCGAGTTGCCAGTTAAATTCACCGGCTTCGATTTCGCCTTTGATCTGGGCCATACCCTTTTGAATATCCGCCAAATCTTGGGCGCCAATAATCTTCTGAGTGGCTAGCATTTCAGCGTGAGCTAAAGATCCAGCAATATCCACTAAGGCAAATCGTTGATCAAATCCAATGGAGGCGGTATAACGTTGAACTAGTTCGTCAACAGGTTCGTTAAACCGGGCCGACCAGGCTTGGGCTTTGTTGGAAAGGGAATTTTTTGATGAGCTCATAAACGCAGTATATTGATGTAAATCTTTATTTATTTTAAATGCTATGTCCCAAACCCCTATTTCTAGCCCTACAGCCTCCAACCCTGGCACTCCTGAGCGCCTAGTAATCGCCTCCCGTGAGAGCCGCCTCGCTATGTGGCAAGCTGAACACCTCCGGGATTGCCTTAAAAAGCTCTATCCGGCATGTGATGTACAGATCCTGGGTATGACTACTCGGGGAGATCAAATACTGGATAAAGCCCTCTCTAAAGTGGGTGGTAAGGGCTTATTTGTAAAAGAGCTCGAAACTGCCCTAGAAGATGGTCGGGCAGATTTGGCGGTGCATTCTCTGAAAGATGTCCCTATGGTCATGCCAGAGGGTTTTGATCTGTCATGTGTAATGGTGCGGGAAGATGCCCATGATGCATTTGTCTCTAATGACTATGCCAGCCTGGAGGATTTACCAAAAGGTGCGGTAGTGGGCACTTCTAGTTTGCGACGAGAGTCCGTTATCAGATCCAGATTTCCGCATTTGGTGATCCAGCCTTTGCGTGGCAATTTAGATACCCGTATGGGCAAGCTCGATCGCGGCGAGTACCAAGCAATTATTCTGGCCGCTGCAGGTCTCAAGCGCTTGGGTTTAGGAAGTCGTATTCGGGCTTTACTACCCATTGACCCCTATACGCCAGCTGCTGGACAAGGTGCTCTTGGTATCGAAACCCTGATCAAGCATCCCAGAATTAAAGAGTGGCTTGCGCCGCTCAATGATTTGCCAACCCTCTATGCAGTGACTGCTGAACGCATGGTGTCGCGTCAATTAGGCGGTTCCTGTGAAGTACCTTTGGCCGCATATGCTACCTGGGATCAAGATCATATGAATATCCGCTCCTTTGTTGCTAGCGTAGATGGCACTGCGAGTTGCCTAGCTAGCGCTCAAGGTACCGTAAAGAGTCTTGATGATGCAGAGGCTCTAGGTCTATCAGTAGCGCAAGATCTGATTACTCAAGGTGCTGAGCGTTTATTGCCTAATGGCCTGCCTAAATAAGAATTTATAAGCAAGAGTCCATTAGACAAGCTGCGGATGAGCAATAAGACCATTGTCATTACCCGCCCCAGTGGACAGGCTCGTCAGTTGTCTGAAGCACTCCATGTGAGTTTGCGTAATAGTGGCTTCACCCCTGAATCTATTCCCAAAATCATTTCTTTACCCTTGCTGACTATTGCCCCAAAGGGTGATGATTTTTTGGTGAAGCAAATTACGGATGCGCTTCAGACTGCAGACTTAGCCATCTTCGTTAGTCCGAATGCTATTGAATGTACGATGCGTTTATTGGAGTGCTCCTGGCAAGAGTTATCGAATACGCCTGTGCCAATAGGAGTTATGGGTGGTAGTAGCATGGCAGCTCTCAAAAATCATGGCATTGGTCTTGAGGGTAACCCCGCAAAAGTCATTCTTCCTCAGAATAATACGCAGTGGGACTCTGAGGGCTTGTGGGCTGAATTACAGAATCTGCACTGGCATTGGCCCACTAAAAAAGTCATCATCTTTAAAGGTGAGGGCGGGCGCGATTGGCTGGCCGACACTTTAAAAAATGCTGGCGCGCAAGTTGAAGCATTTTCAGTCTATGCCCGAGTTCCCTTAGATATGAACAGTTCGGCCTGGAGCGAAATTCATGAGATGGAGTTTGCTAAATCACTTTGGCTTCTAACCTCATCGGAGGCAGTGCGATATTTAGGTCAGGCAAAACTGCCACTTGATCTCGCTACAGCTATTTGTCCGCATCACAATATTGCCGAGGCGGCTGAGCAAATTGGTTTTGGTGAGGTCCTTACTTGTGAACCCGGAGATGAGGCTTTGATTGCCGCATCTCAAGCTTGGCTCGCTATTTAATTAGTAGGATAGTTGAGAAGGGCTGGTAGAAAAACTTCACTCACTAAGAGTGGACGTCCTTTTAGTTGATATAGCGTTCTTCTTGCCCAGTTGACTGGTGGCAAGCCTGAATATTGCTGAAAACATTTTTTCCACAGAGCGCTTTGTTTATCAAGGCGAGCAATCTCTCGGGGCGGTTTCTTGTGGGAGCGCATGCGTGTTTTGGCAAACAGCACTGCACCTAACGGTTTCTTTCCTAAGCGCAGAACCTCATGATTACTGCCGCTCGAGCTGGCACTGGGGATGATGCTATGTGCCATTACCAGTGGAACACCATTAGCGCAAAGCAGCACTTCTCTGATGCGACAACGCTTGATCTTGAAATGAAAATAGCGACTCTCGTCGCTATTGAGGTTTTGGCGGCAATCACGCAAAACTACTACTTCTAGTTTTTGCCCGATTGCACGTTCAATTTTTTGGGTTAAAGAACCGGTATCGCTAAGCCAAGGCTGCCACTGGCGTGGCGCTTGATGCAATTCACCGGAATCGACTCGATTCCATGCAGAACGGAGGCGACGGCGGTGAACCATTTTTAGTTACCGCTAAAGCTTCTGCGTTGACCGCCAGTTTTGGGTTTACCAAAACGTGGACCAGCGGACGGACGTGAGTCCCCAGAGCGATTACCACCTGCAGGACGGGAGTCCCCAGAACGAGCAGGGCGTGAATCAGCAAAACGATTAGCACCAGCAGGGCGTGAATCACCAGATGGACGGGAGTCACCAGCAGGACGTGAATCGCTAGAGCGAGATTCGAAATGATTGCCTGAGCGATTACCACCACCGCCGCCGCCAGAGCGAGACTCTGAACGTGCGCCAGATCCATAACGACCACCGCCACCACCGCCTGAGCGATTACCACCGCCGAAACCACCACCAGAACGACCGCCGCCTGGGCGACCGCCACCGCCACCGCCACCACCAAAGCTAGGCTTGGCTTGTGGCTCGAGGCCAGCGATAACTGAAGCAACGATGTCTTGCTGTGTAAAGCGTTCAATATTACGAATCTTGGCACGATCACGATGTTCAACCAAGGTGATAGCAACGCCATTGCGACCAGCGCGACCTGTACGACCGATGCGGTGCGTGTAGTCTTCTGGCTTCATTGGCAAGCCAAAGTTAATGACGTGGCTAATACGTGGCACATCAATACCGCGAGCTGCTACGTCAGTCGCAACCAAAATCTTGGTGTGACCTTTACGCAGTGACTCAAGACGACGCATACGTACTGCTTGAGGCATAGCACCGTGTAGGGCGCTAGCTTCGTAGCCGTTAGCACGTAGGGTGTCAGCAATTTTTTCACTTTCAATTTGGGTGCTTGCAAACACTACTGCTTGATCCAAAGAGGCATCAGCCAAAATGTGCTCGAGCAATTTATGTTTGTGTGACATGCTGTCAGCCCAGTGCAGCTTCTGTTCAATGTTTGCGTGCTTCTCGCCAGCATGAGCAAGCTCAATACGCTTAGCGTTGTTAGTTAACTCATTTGCTAAAGACATAATCTTTGGCGCAAAAGTTGCAGAGAACATCAAAGTTTGGGTACGACTAGCGCAACGCTTGTCAATTGCCTCGAGGTCATCGGCAAATCCCATGTCGAGCATACGATCAGCCTCGTCAATAACCAGTTGCTTCACGTCATCTAAGCGAATTGCTTTGCTGTCGGTCAGATCGAGTAAACGACCAGGAGTTGCAACAACTAACATTGCACCTTTAATCGCTTGGATTTGCTTGCCGTAAGGCATGCCACCCATGACGGTTGCAATGCGAATGCCTTTCAAGCCGCGAACTAAGTTCACTGCATCAGCGGCAACTTGTTGAGCTAATTCACGAGTAGGGCAGAGCACTAGTACTTTAGGCTGTGCGCGGCCTGGTACAGGTGAACCGTTTGGATTGTCTTCGATGAGTTGATTAATCAAAGGCAATAAGAAGGCTGCGGTTTTACCGCTACCAGTTTGGCTGCTGACCAATAGGTCACCACCAGCAAGAGCAGCAGGAATAACCTGAGCTTGCACTTCAGTAGCTTGGGTATAACCCAGTTCAGCAACGTTTTTAAGGAGTGGCGCCGCGAGGGCGAAATTCTGGAATTCTGTTCCAGTAGGATTGGTTTCTTTAGAAAAAGTCATGCTATTACACATCCCGTTAATGGGATGTCTCCGTGTATACACTCTCTGTTTTTTATTGAGTGTGATGGTCAAAGGCATCGACCATCAGACAGGCGGCAGCGCGTTTTTGTAAATTCGGTGTTTATGACTTCTAAACGATACGCTGAAATATAGCTGGGGGGCGATGAATCAAGTTGCTTTAAAAAGCTTCCTATTATGGCATCTAGGGAGTCTAATTACAAGGGTTATCCCGAATTAATTGCAACTAAGGCTCTTAACGCAGCCAGCGCAATAGGCGCTCAACACCATTACCGTAGGGTGGCCTGGCTAATTGAGTGCCGCGTAAAAAATGAAGACCAAAGAAGCCGCGCACCTCTAAAACAGATTTGCGATGACTAAATGCCTCAAAACCGGCTTTGCCGTGATAGGCGCCCATACCGCTTGCGCCGATGCCGCCAAATGGGAGATCTTCCACAGCCGCATGCAACAGAGTGTCATTGATCGTTACGCCGCCAGAGCGAGTCTCACTGAGAATCCGCTTCATGACGCCTTTATTTTTGCCAAACCAATATAAGGCTAATGGCTTTGGACGATCATTGATATGGCGAATAGTGGAGTCGATATCGTGCATTGTCACGATTGGCAGAATGGGGCCAAATACCTCTTCTTGCATGACGAGGGCATCCTCAGAAACGTTGAGGAGAGCTACCGGAGTGAATGGCAACTCAACATTATCAGCACAGGAAATGAGTGGGATGACTTGTGCGCCACGATCCACGGCATCTTGAACAAGATGATGCCAACGTGCTAGTTGATGCTCATCAATGGCGTTAGTTAACTCTGCTGGATCAGAGAATTGTTTTTGGGCTGCATTCTGTAACTCTTGAACAAACACTTCGCAATCACTCGCGTGAATCACAACGTAGTCAGGCGCAATACAAGTCTGGCCACTATTGACTAGCTTGCCGTAAGCAATGCTAGCAGCAGCATCTTTAAGATTGGCTGAAGAGTCAACAATCGCCGGTGATTTACCGCCAAGCTCTAATGTGATTGACGTCAGGTGATCTGCAGCTGCGCGCATCACCTTCTTGCCCACTTCTGCGGAGCCGGTAAAAAAGAGGTGATCAAACGGCAGTGCCGCAAAAGATTCTGCGACTTCAGTGCCGCCTACGCTAACGCAAAATTCACTCGGGTGAAAATATTCTTGAATCAATGTTGCCAAGAATCCAGAGGTACGTGAACTTCTTTCTGAGGGCTTAAGCCAAACGCGATTACCTGCCGCAAAGGCAGCAATGGCTGGAACAAGTGCAAGCTGTACTGGGTAATTCCAAGGACTCATAATGCCCACGACTCCCATGGATTGCATTTGAGTCCAAGCTTGAGATGATCCTAAAAATCCAGGTGTTGCTACTAGCTGAGGTTTCAGCCACTCTTTGAGGTGCTTGCGAACATGTTTGCAGGCCTGATAAATCATCTGAAACTCAAGTAGACGGCTCTCAATAGGGTGGCGATTGCCGAAATCCGCAGCCAATACTCTGCAGATCTTTTCTTCATTGGCAGCAATCATTTGCTCTATTCGGCCAATGCGCTCAAGGCGAACCTCTAGGCTAGGGTTGGGTTCTGCGGCATAAGCTGCCCTGATTTCATCTAATTGGAGTGTGAAGCGATTGATCGACATAGGGTTATATGGGGACAAGCAAACGATTGAATAAGGTATTAGGATAAAGCCATGAACGAAACTACTCTCAAAAACAACTTATCCCTTGAACGCGCTACTTTAGGCGGCGGCTGCTTTTGGTGCCTGGAAGCGGTTTACCAACAAATCTCCGGCGTGAGTGCCGTGGTCTCAGGATATGCGGGAGGGGCGATGTTAAACCCAGACTATGAATCTATTTGCTCCGGCCAAACCGGACATGCTGAAATCGTTGATGTTTACTTTGATCCTGCGGCAGTGTCTTATCGTGATTTATTGGAAATCTTCTTTGTTATCCATGATCCAACCACCTTGAATTACCAGGGTAACGACCATGGTACCCAATACCGCTCAGTGATTTTTACTCATAGCGATAGTCAAAGCGCAACTGCTCATGAGGTAGTT
This genomic stretch from Polynucleobacter corsicus harbors:
- a CDS encoding chorismate--pyruvate lyase family protein, producing the protein MVHRRRLRSAWNRVDSGELHQAPRQWQPWLSDTGSLTQKIERAIGQKLEVVVLRDCRQNLNSDESRYFHFKIKRCRIREVLLCANGVPLVMAHSIIPSASSSGSNHEVLRLGKKPLGAVLFAKTRMRSHKKPPREIARLDKQSALWKKCFQQYSGLPPVNWARRTLYQLKGRPLLVSEVFLPALLNYPTN
- a CDS encoding DEAD/DEAH box helicase, with product MTFSKETNPTGTEFQNFALAAPLLKNVAELGYTQATEVQAQVIPAALAGGDLLVSSQTGSGKTAAFLLPLINQLIEDNPNGSPVPGRAQPKVLVLCPTRELAQQVAADAVNLVRGLKGIRIATVMGGMPYGKQIQAIKGAMLVVATPGRLLDLTDSKAIRLDDVKQLVIDEADRMLDMGFADDLEAIDKRCASRTQTLMFSATFAPKIMSLANELTNNAKRIELAHAGEKHANIEQKLHWADSMSHKHKLLEHILADASLDQAVVFASTQIESEKIADTLRANGYEASALHGAMPQAVRMRRLESLRKGHTKILVATDVAARGIDVPRISHVINFGLPMKPEDYTHRIGRTGRAGRNGVAITLVEHRDRAKIRNIERFTQQDIVASVIAGLEPQAKPSFGGGGGGGGRPGGGRSGGGFGGGNRSGGGGGGRYGSGARSESRSGGGGGGNRSGNHFESRSSDSRPAGDSRPSGDSRPAGANRFADSRPARSGDSRPAGGNRSGDSRPSAGPRFGKPKTGGQRRSFSGN
- a CDS encoding coniferyl aldehyde dehydrogenase, producing the protein MSINRFTLQLDEIRAAYAAEPNPSLEVRLERIGRIEQMIAANEEKICRVLAADFGNRHPIESRLLEFQMIYQACKHVRKHLKEWLKPQLVATPGFLGSSQAWTQMQSMGVVGIMSPWNYPVQLALVPAIAAFAAGNRVWLKPSERSSRTSGFLATLIQEYFHPSEFCVSVGGTEVAESFAALPFDHLFFTGSAEVGKKVMRAAADHLTSITLELGGKSPAIVDSSANLKDAAASIAYGKLVNSGQTCIAPDYVVIHASDCEVFVQELQNAAQKQFSDPAELTNAIDEHQLARWHHLVQDAVDRGAQVIPLISCADNVELPFTPVALLNVSEDALVMQEEVFGPILPIVTMHDIDSTIRHINDRPKPLALYWFGKNKGVMKRILSETRSGGVTINDTLLHAAVEDLPFGGIGASGMGAYHGKAGFEAFSHRKSVLEVRGFFGLHFLRGTQLARPPYGNGVERLLRWLR
- the msrA gene encoding peptide-methionine (S)-S-oxide reductase MsrA, translated to MNETTLKNNLSLERATLGGGCFWCLEAVYQQISGVSAVVSGYAGGAMLNPDYESICSGQTGHAEIVDVYFDPAAVSYRDLLEIFFVIHDPTTLNYQGNDHGTQYRSVIFTHSDSQSATAHEVVKELEDAKIYSHPVVTQIDVAPVIYPAEEYHQNYFRQHPGQGYCMAVVAPKLAKFRAKFQSLIAPEFR